In Lolium rigidum isolate FL_2022 chromosome 7, APGP_CSIRO_Lrig_0.1, whole genome shotgun sequence, the DNA window AGGTGGCTAGGTTTTCGCTCCATCAATCTCGGTTTTATACGCTAGGCACTGAAAGACCAAAAGTACCCCTGCGGGTGGAGACCTCCAGCAGACGACGCCAATACGAACCGAAAGATATCCCAGCCGCAgtggctgacgtgtggggccggcgAAGGTGGGGCCCACATGCAGCCGGAGGCGGGTAACAACCCGCCATTGTATGGGGGCAGCTAGTGAGAGGATGCCCTGTCTCTTCTGCCCAGAATCAACGGACCAGATGCGTTGATGGGGTGATCCAACGATCACGAAGCGAGGATCGCTGTGAGACCCCCatggggggcatctattatacctttagatgcttGTTTTCCATGTCGGCACATTTCACTTTTCCTTTCCATTTTATTGTTTTCGTGTGTTCTTTCTTTTGttcattttttctattttcgtttttccttaatttttttcaaaattttattatttatattttttgatTTTGACATTAAattcatattttaaaaaaaattatacatGGTTCAGAAAATGTTCAAGATGTTTAAAATGCTTCACGGGTTCTAAAATAAAATCCACGCGGTTCAAAATTTAGAAAAACTACAAAGGGCAAAAACGTGTTCATGGTGTTTGAAAAAGTTGTTcaagaaaattaaaaaatgttaatGGGATTCAAAAAAATGTTCGTGAAATTAAAAAATCACCAATTTGAAAATATATCCACAACGTTTCAAAAAAATGATCAAAAGTTGTTCAGTTTGTTTTACACCAACGACCTAGCTTTTTTAAGAAATATAAACCTTATATATTTTAGAATTTATTGAAAAATGTaaacaagaaataggaaagaaaagaaagaaagagaaaaataaacagataaataaataaataaacaaggaAAGAAAAACATATAAAATAAAAAGTCGTCTCTGCAGTACCCCAATGTTGTAGGGGCGCGGCAGCCTCGCGGCGTGGGTGTACAGAAGCTCCGGATTGATATGGTTCCCTTTATACTCCCTCCATGCACTAATATAAGATGGTGTAGCTACTTTTAAATTAACTAGATACATACTAAAAGAGTGAATCAGCGtactaaaaatagactagatacacaCAAAAGTGGGTGAATCTTCTAAAAACCAAAACGTCTTATAAAacaaaacggagggagtaacactcaacaacaccgctcACCTCACATTTTGAGCAATATAGAAAACCCAAACATTGTCTCGATATACAACCTTGCGGTCGAGTTACACTTATCATACGGAGTTCGACACATTCATAAGGAACAACGAAGGAACTCAAGCAGAGTCGCAGAGACATCCTAAACATTACGTGACATGGAAAAAAAAAAGGTATCGCCGATTTGAAAAATAATCCCATTTGAGCTCTCCATTTCTTAGCTCGACCGAGAGACCTCATTTCACACTGCATAATAGCGGTGTCTCGTTTCAACATGATGCCTTGAAACGGATCGGATCGTATCCCTTCCACGCTCCCAGCACCACGGGTAACTAGTTAGTAagcaagttttttttttagataaaacgcCTCACAGcctaactttaaattaataaagccctccaAGTTCAATAAGATTAATACAATCgatgcggcatacagcttagccaacaCACGTACATACAGCTACCTAGGGAAAGGACACAGCGAAACAAGAACAGCCTCTAAGCTTCGACCCAAGACAACGAAAAGCAGCAACCTCCAGGAGCAGCAACTTTTAGAACACGACCCCATCATGTCGAAGAAATTACCATCAACTTCCGTTGCTTGGCCTCATAGACGAGTAGAGCTCCCTCAGCTCATTGATCATCCAGCACAGACCCTCCTGGTTCCTCGTCTTGGAGTTTATACTCCAcatctgcaaaaaaaaaacatagtttTAAAGATAACATCAGAAGGATGGTTAGTAACTTTCTTTTCGATAGTAAGCTCATTGCGAATGAGCCACAGCGCCTACAACTGTGCAAGGAAAAGCAACCAAAGTAATCTACGCGGCATTCCGGCTAGACtcgataagatgtgatggaattgcGCGAAGTTTGCAGGTCTCCAGGCGCATCCCAGCAGCTGCCTACGCACCGCCCTCTCCCCCGGTGGCAGCGCCAGTAGCGGCCGGCTGTACTACTCGAAGGAGCCCACCTCGTCGGCATGCCCCAGGCTAGCGCCAGGCCGTGTCCAACGCGACAAACAAGGCAGTTGCCGGCGGATCGGAGAATGGTGGCCACCATTTGCCAGCACCACGGGCCGTGGCAGACCCGTGCACGAGCATGAAGCGGTGCCATTGTGACCTTGCTCCTCGCTGACAGTGCTCTCCATCAGTTAATGGATTTTGTTCACGGATTCCTCCATCTCCATCACTGCAAATTGGGTGGAGAGGAATCTACGTACTTCTTTGAAGAGCAACTGACAGAGAGATATTCTTTATTTAAGTGGCCATAAGTTCTCGTCGATGGAGAATTGCATGGTGTGGTGACGCAAGAGTAAGTATGTGGCATTGACTAAACATGAACAGACAATGTTTGGAACAGCCAAATTTTGTCAACTTAGCAACAAGCTTTGTGTGTGCACATGAGTAACGAGAGACACGCAGGAAGAACAACAATGTGTGAGTTCTCTCCTGGTGAGACTGAAGGTTATAATGGAGCTGCCGCATATCAGGCGTCACACCTCCAATTGTAATCCCATTTTATCGATCCGGTCCGCTGCCAAATCTTTTCGAGTTTTATTCCTTGCATTACATGCAAACATAATGTACCTAATTTCCTTTGATGTGGAGGATATGTGAATGAGGACACCTATTTAAATTACATTTCAATAGCTACCCAATCTACCCGAGAGGAAGAGCTTGTAGTTACTGAAACTACATGTCATGTGTCATGGTGTTGATCCACATAGTCAATGCAATGTGAATCGACACACTTCTAGGTTGTTTGTCCATGGTTCCTATGTGAAGTAACCACTAGAGTACCTTGTAATATTTATTGAATAGAAATCGATGACACGCGCATATCTTTTCGCGGTGATATTTATTTGTATTTAGTGACACAAATGCACCTAACGATTTATCATACATTTCATCGACAAAATGTGCATCGAATGGTTCATGAATTCTATTGAACCTttgacaccattttattattatattTACGATTTCATAATTAGATATGGGTTTTCAAATACTTCCTCCTTCCAAAAAAAAAGTTgcttaactttttctagatacggatgtatttaTAACTAAAACATACTAGACAAAGTTGAGCGGGTTTTTTttagggacggagggagtaatatatcTCGATGTATGAGTGATGAAGgttgaatcttcgtggttcgcccATCTCACAAAGTTGACCACGGGGAGTGTGATTATAGAGGGGATTCGCGGGGAGGTGGATGAActcgaagaacacgatacaaacacacacacacaaattggttgtactcgttggcccgaaccatcaACTCAATAGAATTGCAAGACAAAGACCAAAAGGTAGAATTCCTTGCAAAAGATTGACAAACCCAAATAGAATTCCAAATAGCAAGAGATCAATTAAAGACAGGGTTGCAAAGCAAGAGATCTTCAGCTAATAGAGTTGCTAGAATGGAAAAGATCTAGGTAAGGAGCCTTGATACAATAGATTgggaatctaaggagggggtttccctaatccacaaagggataataggtATAAGCCAAATTTCATCTCAATTTATCTCTAACCCTAGATTTGAGCCCACAAGGGTACTTATACTAGTTGGtttgaaggggtaagttacatgaCAAAATAGGTAGATTCGAGCATAAGCACTAGATAGCGGTAATTCTGCTTAAAAGGGGCGGTAGTATCGGTCGGTGGAAGTTCTTGTGTTTTAGTGCGGTAGTACCGGTGGATGCATCTAGTGGTAGTACCGACCATTTGGGGTAGTAGTACCACCCTGGAGAAATGGAACTCGCGTAGAGGATTGGGTTCACCTCTACTTCATGTGATGGCGTTGACATATATGATGTGGTGAAGACCGATAGTCGGCTACATCAACCAGGGTAACAAAATTGATAGCTCGGAGAAACGTACTGGCATTCTACTAGTAGACGGTTAGTACTTAAATAGAACAGGCCTGAACCACTAGTTGGTCATATTCGGCGAAAACGACGGTGTATTATATTTTATAAAAATCTATAACACGTATTATTTTAAAAATTAAAGAAAAAGTATTTCATAAAATTTAGGCTCATGCCATGCCTTCACGGCTCGGTCCACCTGAGAAGGAACGCCGACTCGAAGACGGCGCGGTCATACAGGACGGGGGCGGCGCGGTCGTCGTCCCGCCTGACGCGCGTGAGCTCGTCGAGGGCGTTGCCGATCCCGCTCATGTAGCTGGAGCAGGCGCTGACGAACTCTTCGCCATAGTCGCCAGCCGCCTCCGCCTTGATCAACGGCTGCTGGATGCCCTGCATCTTGCGCGCGAACGGCGGGCGGTCCAGGCACACGAACACCTCGCCCGCGGGGAACCGGCGGACGCCGCTGAAGGGCGCGGCGTGGCCGCAAAGCTCCGCGAcggccgccctcgccgcctcGCGGTCGTCGTCCTTGAGGGACAGGAGGGAGAGGGAGCGGAGCGCGCGGACGACGGCGGCCTAGGGCGCCCAGCTGTGCGCGACGGCCATGTCCACGGACACCTTGGGGCTGTAGCCCCAGGTGGACGACCGCCTATAGCGCGAGGAGGCCACCGCCGTGCGGATGATGCGAGGGACGACATATGGtggagccgcggcggcggcccCTGGAGAAGATAGCCTTGCCCGGGTGGAGCGGGTTTTTGTTTGGTCGGCGGTGTCGTCGTCGCTGAAGGCATTCGCAGAGGAGTGGCTCATGGTGTGGTGACTTGCGCTGGAGAATTGAGATGCTCCTCGGACAAGAAACTGTGTAATTATAACGCTGGGAACGGTGGACATGCTTAGAAATGTACGGAAGTGACGGAGGAAGGAACGAGGCGTCGGAATACGCAACTTGCTAATTGTCCAAACAAGTGTTCTGGAACATCAGATATATCCGCAGTTTTTCCTTTTTTGAAAATAAGTTCACAGCTTGAACCACAATTTTTATCCCATAGCTGCAGCCGTTCACAGCTAAAATAATGTGATGTGGTGTGTCATTCTGTTTTATATGTGCACAGATAGTACTATGGTTCTCAGAAGATCGCTCTGCAAAACTATCTTTCATCAACTATGGTAGCAGACAGAAGAAAACTAGAACAGAACTTTTATTATTGTATATATCTATTGATGATGACAATGCAATAGACAAACCAGCATCCTTACCATTAATCATCCAAAGTACAAACTGATCATTCAAGGGTAAGGAAAATGGACAAGCTATGACAGACTAAGTAATTTCTTACAACTTTTCAAAACCAGCGACACCCCAAGGACTGATCCTCTTACAAAACAAATATGGAAAAACTATTTGTCAAAACGTAATGTCACCCAGCTGAGAGACCACTTTCGGCAACAGGCTTCGGCAGAATTCAAGTATGATAACACATGAAGCCAGATAACATCTGTGTGCAGCCAAATCCCCAGAATCGCTAACACTAACAATTTGACAGCAGAAAAGGTGTATACAGAACTAGCTGCAGCACAAAGGCCACATGGATTTACATTCTGAAATTTTGCTTTGTCTTGATCATACGCTTCAATGCTGAGAGCCAAAAGTTGCACTCGTCCCAATCACTGGTTGTCAGTTGAATCTGCACCAAACAACATATGGAGATTGATATTCAAGTTCGCCAAAAATCAGCAACTTCCACCAATACATTGGCAAAAGAGACTAGTGCAGCACAGACAACAGAACTCTATAGATAGCGGAAACACCTGCTTACAGGCATTTCGTGGCTGGAATGCAAAGGCCATTTTCACACTTCATAATTCACTATTCAAATGCTTTATCAGTATGAAGGATGAAGTAGATACGGTGTCTAAACCTATATGAAGAACTACTGAGAAAGAGAAACAGCTTTCtgtcccccgcaaaaaaaagagaaacagCTTTCTGTGTTTTCATGCAATCAGCACCAAAGATGAAATTGTGAAACATCAAAAGATTATATAACAAGATGTAGCCCCAGAAGTCAGATCATAAGAGGAACATTTGATCTGATTGCGCTGTTTTCATCAGAGCAGAAGCATGACTTATTTTCTGTAATGACACAGACAGGTCACCATTGTTCCCATGTTAAGAGTGAAAATTAGCTTATTAACTTATTTTCTAAAACAAATTAGCATGCCAACACATGGGGCCATGGGAAAATCATCAGCTTCGCTGGGAAGAAATCCATGAGGTGGAAGCCGCAAAGTGGACGTAATGGTACTATTAATAAGTAAAGTTTACCTGAATTTGCATCGCAGTGGCTAAGTCACTACTATCAAGTGCACTGCACATCTGAATGAGTTTTGAAGAAACATTTGGAGAGATATCCCCAGTGTTGAGTTTTGCAAATAATGCCCCAATCTTCTTTGAGTTGTCTTCAATTTCACGTTTTTTAGCTTGTGTGCCTCCGAGAGCTTTGGCTGTCTCATCATATAGTCTGGTGAGTGTTGCAATAACGGGCCTCAGCTCAGCTGCAAAATACAACCACAGGAGGCAAAACCACTGTAAGAACATAGAAGAGTTGCTTCGTGACACCCGACCCTTATTAGGTACTTCCTCTATTCCTAAATAAATAGAAGATGTTTTGGCAGTTCAATTTGAGCTGCCAAAACATCTTTTATTTAGGAACAGAGGGACTAGAATACAAATGTAAGATAAGGTGAATCATACATCTAGCAAAATACAGTGAATATACAAATGTATGTTCCTATGAATATCTTGTTAGTATCACTTGACTAGGCAGAAAGAAATCAATTAGTCACAAAACAAATAAAAGGTTCAGATTCGCAATCCACATACCAGACACATTTGATGTATCAGCTGTCTGCACAGTTGGGGGTGGTGCAGGAGGGGCAACGGCAGGCTGCGCTGGTGGCTGCGCATGTGTTGGGCTCGACGGTTGTACAGGACTTGGACCTGGGTGCTGAACAAAACCTTGATTGTTTGATGGCATAAACCTGGAAGCTGGATTAGTTGGAACAGCAGGGGTGAACATCTGATTAGGGTTTGTTCCTGGTGCAGAAGTGACAGGTGGAACAGTCGGGTACTGAGTCGGCGGTACAGGCTGATGGTATGTGGTGGGAGGTCCACTTGGGTATGGGGCAGATGGTCCAGGCATAAATGACGGATTCGTAGGAGCCTGTTTAGAACAGAGATATCACTTCACAACTGACATTACATCATAAACATGAGATGAAACTTGGAGTCTCAGTCTAACATACCGTGTAAAGCTGGGAACCCAAGGTACTTGGCTGCTGATATTGATCTACCTTTTTTAGACTCGGTACGTTTGCAGGAGTAAAACCCTTCACTGTATGTTGTGGGACCGGTAATGGGGTTGGATTTGGCTGTTGAAGGAAAAATTAATTAATTGTAAACAACATGCGTAATATTAAAGCAAATATAAAGAAAGATGAAGATTTGGTGcagatgagcaccagtgctctcgttatttgaaatatttgaaaactgtatttttatgtttcaaaaaattataaaaattatTCCATAAATACATACATATGTCATGAATACTTGTGCGAAGTTTCGGTAAAAATTATGTTGTATTTTTAgctacagaaaaaaaaacaaatttatggtTGTGTATAGGGAccatttttgtcagaaatttgtattttttatatagtTCATAATACAACATGTTTTCTTCCGAAATTTTTACAGTACATTCAGAAGATTTCTATGTATGTGCAGATTTAAGCTCAAATTCTTTTGGAATCTCAGAAATTTGTTTTTTATAAAccgggagcactggtgctcatgtggcaAAGTCACTTTTCGAAATAAAGAATCACTAGAACAAAGGGAAAGAAAGCACTGGACTAACTTTGTTACAACTATATGGAGAAATACTATCTGTTCAGAAATTACACATGATAGTACTGCATTTTATTTTGATATTTCATAATAGAACAGAATGGACAGCATCATGGCAAATGTACTACATACTTTCTGCAACATCCCCAGTCAATTCCTCAGAAACTCTTCTGCCAAGCACAATTGGCATGGCTAGTTCTAACACAGGATACTTCACCCAAAAAGAAAGGTTCCAGCATCATAAAGTACCTGGATGTCCGCTGGTGTGGTCTGAGGAACAAACATATTGGTGTGTGCTTGATTTCCACTGCTGAATCTTGAATAGGTTGTATTAGGTTGTTGCGGGTAAACATCTGGATATGCATTGCTTGgcgcattgctatatggttgaggGACCTGCAGTTAGTCAGAACAGGACATTAAGAAAATGCATATCTTCATCAAAGATAAATATTTCATTTTAGAAATATTGCAAGGCCAAAACTAACGCAGAAATGATTTTCAGGATGGAAAGGATGTATAAAACCTTATAAGGATTCTGAGAAGTGTCTGTGATGTAGCTGTTGGGAAACTGGAAACCATTCTGAGAAGGGTCTACGGAGTAGCTTGGTTGATTTTGACTGTAGGAGGAACTGTTGTCACTGCTCTCAGGAAGAGTACTCCTTGCAGCATCATTCTCTGGAAAGCGTACTTCTCATCAATACTATGATATGAAATATCAAAGTCTATACACTATCATCAACATGCAAGTAACAGCACTGCAGCATAAAAACATGTTCTATTCTAGTAAATACAGCAATAGGTTTTTTTTCAGACATGATAGCATCACCTTTGACCATGAATGAACCCCACGACAGTAAAGGAACATAAGCAAAAGTGAAAAAGTTTGCCAAATCCAGACTTTAACTCAAACATAAAAGGAGCATGAACAAAAAACAATGTAAGACAGTTTGACAGCCTGCAGAATATCAAGTCATGTAAGTTTGCAGAAACCTTCTGTGGAATAGGCAATTCGATCTCTCAGTATTGCTAGCTCATGTGAATGTTCATCTGATCCCAAAAGCTTCAAGTACTCCATTGCAGTTTTAAGAAGGCCTTGACTGGCCAAGAGCTCAGCATAGTTCTCAACAAGCTTAGATAGAGATGCACTAAAACTCTTATGACCCGTGGCAAGGGCAAGAGTAATGGTCTTCTCCATCAAATCCTGCAATTGCACATTAATTGATTAGGACTAGTTGCCACACAGACAGAACAAAGAAGTTCTATTGTCCATTTGTACCTGGAGAAGATCAACATAAGTCTTCCCACCATCCTCAGACCTCAAGTTGCGAGACCATATTTCAACAGCTTTATCAATATTTCCAGCACAAATATAACATAGTGTCGCAGCTAGCATATCACCAACACCCAGAAGTCTAGATGCAAGAGTGTCACATAAAACATTCCACTCCTCTTTCCGTGCAAACTGGTGCAAAGTTGCAAATTAAGTTAGCTTATAAATACAAGCTCATATAATGCCATAGTTTTGAAAACTGGACCAGTAAACGAACGCCCAACAGCTGGTTTGCTCATTGAAGGGTTAATCCTATAaaaaatgatgatgatccataaaTTCTATACTACAGAATTTTAGAAGCTATATGTTTGTTTAAGATAAAGTGAAGCTACATAATAACCAGGTTTTGTTTCAATAACTAGGAAAAATACACCCCAAAGTAACATGAAGGTAATAAGTAGGTAACACACACATAAGAAGAGTTGGTCTCTACATCAATGCACTAAATACATGCAAGATAATAATAAACAAAATGTAATGCCATTTTACAACTACAGCGGAAGCCTGAGACCAGCATGAGGTGATTAATCTACATGGAAGATTTGCGCTAgacaataataaataaataataaatagCAGAGCAAGAAAGCTGATTCAAGAAAAGATAAGTAGCAATAGATAATGCCACAAAGATACTTACTGTGCACAGTAGTGCAAGTGTTTCCTTCCATGCATTTAGTGGCCATGTACTCACAAAACTCATCAAGTCATTGCCAACCATAGCAGAAACAACCTGAGGTAAAACCAATAGAAAGATACATCATGGTAAGTAGGTAATAAAAGTATAAATTTCAGAAATAAGAAAAATAACGAAAATCAATAACCAGATAAGACTTCAATACCTTTAAATAGGGCGAGACACTGTTTTTAAGATATTGATTTCTGGTGCTTTCCCATAGAGCAGAACCACCAGCATGGGCAATGACCAGAGCATCAGCCATACGATTTGCAGCAAGGCACTGATTAACTGCTCCTTTATAGTCTCCAACTACCAATGCATGTTGAATACTTTTGTCAACTGATGGATCAGATGGCACAACACTTTCAGGTATTTCCTGCTCGATCTCTTGGCCATCTGCAGATATTGACTCCTCAGCCAAGTTTGTCTCTGAAGGTTGAGGATTGTTAAAAAAATCATCACCGTTATCAACAAGAAATTGGGCATCCACATTATCAGTTGGTGTTCCGTGATCAAGATTAAGTGTATCAGCCAATGTTTTGCTCAGTTCATCAGTTGCATTCTCAGTCGGCTCTTGAGGTGGATTGAATCCAAGATGAGCAAGCAGTTTTGTCCTGGCAGTATCGCCATCCTCAAACATAACCCTTAAGAAGCTCCACGTTTCTCTCTCTTCATCAGATCTATTTAAAAATGTAAACATCATTAGTTGTTAGGCTAAGGCTAGCGGTTGCTGGGCTAAAATCACGAGAACATACAAAGATTCTTGTGATTTTTTGTCACATAAAGCACGCAGGGAACTTTTGTCTCCATTCTGCATTGCAGCTTCAAATTCAGTTGACCGGCTTACTAGAGTCTGCTCAACCACCAAATTATGTACATGCACCTACAAAAGGAACACATGCATTAAGACACAGACTTGAAAAGAATAGCACTGCACGCAGTGACGCAAACTTACCTCAGAAGTACCCGCTTGTGTGCCTTGTGCCGGATGGAAAGAGACAAGTTTACCCCCAAAGCCAAAAGATGCACCGGTGGGGCATTTCAACCATTTCGGAGCTGGAGCTCTTGGACGTGCTAAAGATAATTTTATTATTAATTAGAGAGGAATACCCATAAAACACTTCATATTATATATAGTTAGCAACAAATAACAGCGTCTGAAGGTTTTCAATTGGTGCTTGGCCAATAGAATAAATGTAACTTTTTCAGGCCATTGTTTCTGTTTATAAATATACAAGAGCTCCAATTTTGACTGTTTATATCACGCCAACTTTTCTCGACCAAAAGAAGGATCAAATAAGGTCGTTTGATTTGTTTCTCGGTGGAGAAAAAGAAGCAATAGTAATACTTAAACAGTTTGCTACAATAGTGTGGAAATAAATTAGTATGCAGAGAAAATAATTACAACGCTAAATGTAGAGAAGTGATATTTGACATGAACTTAATACAGAAACATGGCATTCCATTTTGTCATCAAATGAAGGATTGACAAAACATAATGTAATCCTTTTCCAGAGATAATCTATACTTACTGAGAGTTGACAAACAAGACTGAAATCACAGTTTCAAGAAGGTAAACAGTTGGTGGTATTCTAATTTACCTGAGGCACCAACAGCGCTATCACCAGCTGCATAAAGGCCAGAGAACTGTACAAAAAGACATAAGATCTTCAGAGAACTAACTAGCTTTGTAGGACAATCAAACAAGAAAGTACTGGTGCATCCAATCAACATTTCAAGCACATAACCTATTTTTCAACAAGCTAACATGGgagtcatatatatagtgaaattaGAACCCTATTGAGTGATCTTTAGAATAAAAGGCAGAAATCATTAACTTCTGTATTCAAGAAAATATATAATCATCATACTAATAATTATCTTCAAACAGAAAAGATGTGGTGAAAACTAGTCTAATGTCTAACAGGGGCTTACTTTTTCAGTTAATGGAGTAACACGTAATTACTTCTGTAGCTCTAAGATAGATCCAACAAATATACAATTTAGACAGCACGCTTCAATGCAATTTATAAGCCATGAGAGAGAGAGCATAGAACATAATTCTCATGTCACCAGTCACATTACCTCCAAGTTGTGTAAGCCAATTTTACCATCAAATGAGGATGCTGCTACGACACCTGGAATTTTGCGGTACCAGTGAATGTCAAAGTTGCCGTTAGAGCTTGTCGGTAGCTCACTGATAATCTGTAGCAAATAAATGAAAGGAACAGTGGACAGTTATAACCCCATAAATATGAAAGAATGAATGTGTCACGTATTTCAGCTTTCCATGTAAAAATTAAAATATACCTCTCCGCTAACTGTATCCCAGCATATTGTTCTATTATCCTTGCCGCAAGTAAGCAAGAAAGAACTATCATAGGGGCACCACGACATAGCAATTACACCTGatcaaagtaataatttcaaatcGGGTAAGTATATAATTAAGTTTGATTTGCATATATATCATCATTCATTTGATGGAAAAAAAAACAGGAGAATCACAAGGGAAAAGAAACCTTTCGAATGTCCAAAAAGTTCCCTTACAGGTGCAATAGTTTTCCTCACAT includes these proteins:
- the LOC124679452 gene encoding protein transport protein SEC31 homolog B-like, encoding MACIKSAQRAALTALAPDAPYLAAGTMSGAVDRDFSASANIEIFSLDFQSDSPDLQVRAASPSPDRFNRLCWSRPGAVEGDSFSLGLLAGGLSDGSVAVWNPLSMISSKGLAEDAMVARLEKHNGAVTGLEFSELTPNRLASGANEGDVRIWDLKNPSEPEVFPPLKNVGSSAQADITCLTWNPKFQHILASASSNGITVVWDLRNQKPLTSFSDSNRRNCSVLQWNPDMSTQLIAASDDDNSPSLRVWDVRKTIAPVRELFGHSKGVIAMSWCPYDSSFLLTCGKDNRTICWDTVSGEIISELPTSSNGNFDIHWYRKIPGVVAASSFDGKIGLHNLEFSGLYAAGDSAVGASARPRAPAPKWLKCPTGASFGFGGKLVSFHPAQGTQAGTSEVHVHNLVVEQTLVSRSTEFEAAMQNGDKSSLRALCDKKSQESLSDEERETWSFLRVMFEDGDTARTKLLAHLGFNPPQEPTENATDELSKTLADTLNLDHGTPTDNVDAQFLVDNGDDFFNNPQPSETNLAEESISADGQEIEQEIPESVVPSDPSVDKSIQHALVVGDYKGAVNQCLAANRMADALVIAHAGGSALWESTRNQYLKNSVSPYLKVVSAMVGNDLMSFVSTWPLNAWKETLALLCTFARKEEWNVLCDTLASRLLGVGDMLAATLCYICAGNIDKAVEIWSRNLRSEDGGKTYVDLLQDLMEKTITLALATGHKSFSASLSKLVENYAELLASQGLLKTAMEYLKLLGSDEHSHELAILRDRIAYSTEENDAARSTLPESSDNSSSYSQNQPSYSVDPSQNGFQFPNSYITDTSQNPYKVPQPYSNAPSNAYPDVYPQQPNTTYSRFSSGNQAHTNMFVPQTTPADIQPNPTPLPVPQHTVKGFTPANVPSLKKVDQYQQPSTLGSQLYTAPTNPSFMPGPSAPYPSGPPTTYHQPVPPTQYPTVPPVTSAPGTNPNQMFTPAVPTNPASRFMPSNNQGFVQHPGPSPVQPSSPTHAQPPAQPAVAPPAPPPTVQTADTSNVSAELRPVIATLTRLYDETAKALGGTQAKKREIEDNSKKIGALFAKLNTGDISPNVSSKLIQMCSALDSSDLATAMQIQIQLTTSDWDECNFWLSALKRMIKTKQNFRM